The following are encoded together in the Humulus lupulus chromosome 5, drHumLupu1.1, whole genome shotgun sequence genome:
- the LOC133778445 gene encoding disease resistance protein RPV1-like, whose amino-acid sequence MEVGASSSSSPTRRKTEYDVFISFRGEDTRYAFTAHLFEALRIRKVHTYLDEVTLKRGDEISPALLQAIQQSKISVIVFSENYADSSWCLDELVRIMECKEIHGQQVVPIFYHVDPSCVRNQKGPYELEERFKDKKMEKLEIHGQAWRNALTKAANLSGWSTHQIRSEPQWMKIIVEDIIKRLRSMSSSSASLKELAGIQRRMNQVESMLCPNSSSDRVIVVGLWGMGGIGKTTLARAVFDKISHHFEGCCFLSNVREKWDNGRNKYDLQNKLFWELLDEETNNTKMMSSFDKNRLHSKKVLIVLDDANDPEQLEFLAGDGKWFELGSRIIVTTRDVQLLKNRVDHEIYKVEELSFDEAFQHFQKIASTRNIPIGEFTELSRRAVEYAGGIPLVLQVLMGSLFRDNNKGRWESVLDDLKDSPNEKIHNVLKISYDGLPKKEKDVFLDIACFFKGGERSNVERILKGSDSFVGMRIDNLVDKSLIAIEKHMDWDSLWMHDSVQEMCWEIVNQQSINKPGKRSRLWKPEDVYHVFKNNKVSAEVEGIFLDISKIKTFNLSPNVFLEANNLRLLKIHSSNRINNTKLCFPQGLQSLPDALRLLSWEGCPLKTFPLSFDPIKLVQLRMPKSQVEQLWDGIQHLPNLKIMDLSDSKNLTCIPDLSQAPNLQRIVLDNCINLLPVTSHFQNLEKLIHLYMNYCVKQTSAPNLRPSIEILELNGCQNLKNIPEIKGNMAELDLRETSIEELPSSIGSLDQLQVIRLEDCQGLKSLPASISQWQYLTRLFLSGCSSLENLPDLPKTIDTLKLCGTSIDQLPTSIESLPFLRSIYLKNCKRLQSLPTHIYKLKGLHSLDLSGCSKIDHFPDILEPMEKLVYLNLSGTAIKELPTSVKNLPNLEMLGLGRCENLQFLPLSELPLRLNVLNAQGCTSLERLSPSRIELTKLNVRHSFLMTHIISFFNCLKLDHNTRNIILAYGQLRILQNASLKLRDPDRCVCICYPGNEIPVWFNYIADCSEVVPLPSNWLNSNFLGFALSFVAEFEEYYYSSEGLRFLIQFQVTTKSGECHKYSIFKKIVHRCVDEKECLLSSDHVFMLYESDSFYACKDIEEADNITGVSFSICPVGVDKVTPIQSCQVKTCGFRLLYLEEAREFGLLDDDDDDDDDKCKRRRIR is encoded by the exons ATGGAAGTAGGAGCTTcgtcatcttcttctcccaccAGACGGAAGACCGAGTATGATGTTTTCATCAGTTTTAGAGGCGAGGATACTCGCTACGCTTTCACAGCCCATCTTTTTGAGGCTCTGCGCATCAGAAAAGTTCACACCTACTTAGACGAGGTCACTCTCAAGAGAGGAGACGAAATCTCACCTGCGCTACTTCAAGCAATTCAGCAATCCAAGATTTCTGTCATCGTTTTCTCGGAAAATTATGCCGACTCCTCGTGGTGTTTGGACGAGCTTGTGAGAATTATGGAGTGCAAGGAGATTCATGGGCAGCAAGTGGTTCCCATTTTTTACCACGTTGATCCTTCGTGTGTGAGGAATCAAAAGGGGCCTTATGAGCTTGAAGAGCGATTTAAAGATAAGAAGATGGAGAAGTTGGAGATTCATGGGCAGGCATGGAGGAATGCTTTGACAAAAGCCGCCAATTTGTCCGGTTGGAGTACTCATCAGATCAG GTCTGAACCCCAATGGATGAAAATAATTGTTGAAgatattatcaagagattgaggTCAATGTCTTCTTCAAGTGCTTCTTTGAAGGAGCTAGCTGGAATACAAAGACGCATGAACCAAGTTGAATCAATGTTGTGCCCAAACTCATCCAGTGATCGGGTGATAGTAGTGGGCCTTTGGGGGATGGGGGGTATAGGCAAGACAACCCTTGCTCGGGCTGTGTTTGACAAGATTTCTCATCACTTTGAAGGTTGTTGCTTTCTTTCAAATGTCAGAGAAAAATGGGACAATGGACGAAATAAGTATGATCTACAGAATAAGCTTTTCTGGGAATTATTGGATGAAGAAACTAATAATACAAAAATGATGTCCTCTTTTGACAAAAATAGACTCCACTCCAAGAAGGTTCTCATAGTTCTTGATGATGCTAATGATCCAGAGCAATTAGAATTTTTGGCTGGAGATGGTAAATGGTTTGAGTTGGGGAGTAGAATCATCGTAACAACGAGAGATGTGCAATTGCTTAAGAATCGAGTTGATCATGAGATATACAAAGTTGAGGAATTAAGTTTTGATGAAGCTTTCCAACATTTTCAAAAGATTGCTTCAACAAGAAACATTCCAATAGGAGAGTTTACAGAACTATCAAGAAGGGCAGTAGAGTATGCAGGAGGCATTCCACTAGTTCTTCAAGTATTGATGGGTTCCCTATTTCGTGATAATAACAAAGGGAGATGGGAAAGTGTACTGGATGACTTAAAAGATTCTCCCAATGAAAAAATTCACAATGTGCTAAAGATTAGTTACGATGGTctaccaaaaaaagaaaaagatgtcTTTCTTGATATTGCGTGTTTTTTTAAAGGAGGTGAAAGAAGTAATGTAGAAAGAATACTAAAAGGCAGTGATTCTTTTGTTGGCATGAGAATAGATAATCTGGTTGATAAGTCTCTCATAGCTATTGAGAAACACATGGACTGGGATTCACTTTGGATGCATGATTCGGTACAAGAAATGTGTTGGGAAATTGTTAACCAACAATCCATTAACAAGCCTGGAAAGCGTAGTAGATTGTGGAAACCTGAAGATGTTTATCATGTCTTCAAAAAcaataaa GTGTCAGCTGAGGTTGAAGGAATATTCTTGGACATCTCTAAGATTAAAACATTCAATTTGAGTCCCAATGTGTTCCTGGAGGCAAACAATCTCAGATTGCTCAAAATTCATAGTTCTAACAGAATCAACAATACTAAATTATGTTTCCCTCAAGGTCTTCAATCTCTTCCGGACGCACTTAGGCTTCTTTCCTGGGAAGGATGTCCACTCAAAACTTTTCCATTAAGTTTCGATCCTATAAAGCTTGTTCAACTTAGAATGCCAAAGAGTCAAGTTGAGCAACTTTGGGATGGAATCCAG CATCTACCGAACCTGAAGATTATGGATCTCAGTGACTCCAAGAACCTGACCTGTATTCCAGATCTGTCTCAAGCTCCTAATCTTCAACGGATAGTTCTAGATAATTGCATAAATTTGCTCCCTGTTACATCACATTTTCAAAATCTTGAAAAGCTTATTCATTTGTATATGAATTATTGTGTGAAGCAGACAAGTGCTCCCAACTTAAGGCCGTCTATTGAAATTCTTGAACTTAACGGTTGTCAGAATCTTAAAAATATTCCAGAAATAAAGGGAAATATGGCTGAATTAGATTTACGTGAGACTTCTATAGAAGAATTGCCTTCATCTATTGGCTCCTTAGACCAACTCCAAGTAATTAGACTTGAGGACTGCCAAGGCCTTAAGAGTCTTCCAGCAAGCATTTCCCAGTGGCAATACTTGACCCGCCTTTTTCTATCTGGCTGCTCATCTCTTGAAAATTTACCAGATCTTCCAAAGACTATAGATACTTTAAAGTTGTGTGGAACATCAATAGATCAACTGCCCACATCTATTGAATCTCTTCCTTTTCTCAGAagcatttatttaaaaaattgcaAAAGGCTTCAGAGTCTGCCAACCCACATTTACAAGTTAAAGGGTCTTCACTCTCTTGATCTAAGTGGTTGCTCTAAAATTGACCACTTCCCTGACATTTTAGAGCCTATGGAGAAATTAGTTTACCTTAATTTATCTGGAACAGCAATCAAAGAGCTACCTACATCAGTTAAAAATCTACCTAATCTCGAGATGCTGGGGTTGGGAAGGTGTGAAAATCTCCAGTTTCTGCCGTTGTCTGAGCTTCCATTACGTCTAAATGTTCTAAATGCACAAGGTTGCACATCATTGGAGAGACTATCGCCTTCGAGGATTGAACTCACAAAACTTAATGTTCGTCACTCCTTTTTAATGACTCATATCATCTCATTTTTTAATTGCCTAAAGTTGGACCACAACACACGCAACATCATATTAGCATATGGGCAGCTCAGGATTCTTCAAAACGCAAGCCTAAAATTAAGG GACCCTGATAGATGTGTTTGTATTTGCTATCCAGGCAACGAAATTCCAGTTTGGTTCAACTATATTGCAGATTGTTCTGAGGTTGTCCCACTTCCTTCGAATTGGCTCAATTCCAATTTCTTGGGTTTTGCTCTAAGCTTTGTTGCTGAATTTGAGGAGTACTATTATTCTTCTGAAGGTTTGAGATTCCTAATTCAGTTTCAAGTGACAACCAAGTCAGGTGAATGTCACAAATACAGCATATTTAAGAAGATAGTTCATAGATGTGTTGATGAGAAGGAATGCCTTCTTAGTTCGGATCATGTATTCATGTTGTATGAGTCCGACAGCTTTTATGCTTGTAAAGACATAGAAGAAGCTGATAACATTACTGGAGTCTCATTTTCAATTTGTCCAGTAGGTGTAGATAAAGTAACACCTATTCAGTCGTGTCAAGTGAAAACATGTGGTTTCCGCTTGTTGTATCTCGAAGAAGCTCGGGAATTTGGTCTCctggatgatgatgatgatgatgatgatgataaatgtaaaagaagaagaataagatga